Proteins encoded together in one Oceanobacillus iheyensis HTE831 window:
- a CDS encoding HD domain-containing protein, with the protein MHSENNQLDKISEYVQQKFANDYTGHDYYHLQRVVKNAIKIATDEGADLFITTAAAWLHDITDHKLANNPEKEKNELIQFLKPLGLQYSQIEAIITIIDTTSYSKGVIPSTIEGKIVQDADRLDAIGAIGIARAFAYGSSKQRSIHDPTKSSGSTIHHFYEKLLLLQDSMHTNTGRMIAAERHQYIENFLHQFYKEWEGE; encoded by the coding sequence ATGCATTCAGAAAACAACCAATTAGATAAAATTAGTGAATATGTACAACAGAAATTCGCAAATGATTATACAGGCCATGATTATTACCATTTGCAGCGTGTGGTGAAAAATGCGATTAAAATAGCTACAGATGAAGGAGCAGATTTATTTATAACCACAGCAGCAGCATGGCTTCATGATATAACTGACCATAAACTAGCTAATAATCCAGAGAAAGAAAAAAATGAGCTTATACAGTTTCTTAAACCATTAGGATTACAATATTCTCAAATCGAAGCTATAATAACGATTATCGATACTACTTCTTATTCTAAAGGTGTTATACCATCGACTATAGAAGGAAAAATAGTTCAAGATGCTGATCGATTAGACGCAATTGGTGCCATCGGCATAGCTAGAGCATTTGCATATGGGAGTTCGAAACAGCGGTCTATTCATGACCCAACAAAATCATCCGGTTCTACCATTCACCATTTTTATGAGAAATTACTATTATTACAAGATTCAATGCATACAAATACAGGTAGAATGATAGCAGCAGAACGTCATCAGTACATCGAAAACTTTCTACATCAATTCTACAAAGAATGGGAAGGGGAATAA
- a CDS encoding thymidylate synthase, translating into MLGEQAYLDLCKQIFKTGEQRGDRTNTGTHSIFGHQIRFDLNKGFPLLTTKRVPFRLVASELLWFIKGDTNIRYLLKHNNNIWNEWAFEKWVNSADYQGPDMANFGLRSQKDENFNKQYQEQMELFKTRILEDDSFADKYGDLGSVYGKQWRNWKTTQNETIDQLKDVIHSIKTNPNSRRHIVSAWNPEDIPTMALPPCHTLFQFYVSNGKLSCQLYQRSADVFLGVPFNIASYALLTHLIAHECGLEVGDFVHTFGDAHIYSNHVEQVETQLEREIRDFPQLIINKDKNSIFEMDLDDLVIENYNPHPSIKAPIAV; encoded by the coding sequence ATGTTAGGGGAACAAGCCTACTTAGATTTGTGTAAACAAATATTTAAAACTGGAGAACAACGTGGAGATCGAACCAATACAGGAACACATTCTATATTCGGACATCAAATTCGTTTTGATTTAAATAAAGGATTTCCTCTTCTAACGACAAAACGTGTTCCATTCCGACTAGTTGCGAGTGAACTACTTTGGTTTATTAAAGGGGATACCAATATTCGGTATTTATTAAAACATAATAATAATATTTGGAATGAATGGGCATTTGAAAAATGGGTAAATAGCGCTGATTATCAAGGTCCAGATATGGCGAATTTCGGATTACGCAGTCAAAAAGATGAGAATTTTAATAAACAATATCAAGAACAAATGGAGCTCTTTAAAACGCGAATTCTTGAAGATGATTCTTTTGCTGACAAATACGGGGACTTAGGATCTGTATACGGGAAACAATGGAGAAATTGGAAGACTACTCAGAATGAAACAATTGATCAATTAAAAGATGTGATTCATTCCATTAAAACGAATCCAAATTCAAGAAGACATATTGTATCTGCGTGGAATCCAGAAGATATTCCAACAATGGCTTTACCTCCTTGTCATACATTATTCCAATTTTATGTTTCAAATGGAAAGCTTTCTTGTCAGCTATACCAAAGAAGTGCAGACGTATTCCTAGGGGTACCATTCAATATAGCCAGTTATGCCCTACTCACGCATTTAATTGCCCATGAGTGTGGATTAGAAGTTGGTGATTTCGTACATACTTTTGGAGACGCACATATTTACTCTAATCATGTTGAACAAGTCGAAACACAACTGGAAAGGGAGATCCGCGATTTTCCACAACTAATAATAAACAAAGATAAAAATTCTATTTTTGAAATGGACTTAGATGATTTAGTGATTGAAAATTATAATCCTCATCCAAGTATTAAAGCACCGATTGCTGTATAG
- a CDS encoding twin-arginine translocase TatA/TatE family subunit — protein sequence MFSNIGFPGLILILIVALIVFGPNKLPEIGRAFGTTLKEFKNASQDIMSDHNKKKQ from the coding sequence ATGTTTAGTAATATCGGCTTTCCAGGCTTAATATTGATTTTAATTGTAGCATTAATTGTATTCGGACCAAACAAGCTACCTGAAATAGGACGAGCTTTTGGAACAACACTAAAAGAATTTAAAAATGCGAGTCAAGATATTATGAGTGACCACAATAAAAAGAAACAATAA
- a CDS encoding NlpC/P60 family protein, whose translation MNTTIEQIIKNSIVYTYVASQPFVAMTGLPVDIEASEQVVQSDNHIESSNALIKKEDVWFGENWNTEQYSISEEESTFQIDDEQFNDALSISQLEEIEKANSISIIEDKINSIHPGMKSDEIKEVQKALVTLDYYSDEIDGIYGPLTHDALVSIEKDYDLSLISEQQDERIQEIYYAVEEEPQNSSVDTVEGNASSTSENNDDMSEEQSKDPYYSKQLDVSGNKQPIIKAARSLVGTPYVYGGDGPGGFDCSGFIQYVYESHDIVIPRTVNEIWNFSSPVDSPSIGDIVFFSTTHSGPSHAGIYIGNGQFIHAGSSSGVVITELSNPYWEERYLGAKRI comes from the coding sequence TTGAATACCACGATAGAACAAATAATTAAAAATTCTATTGTATATACATATGTTGCTAGTCAACCATTTGTTGCAATGACTGGATTACCAGTTGATATAGAAGCATCTGAACAAGTAGTACAAAGCGATAATCATATCGAATCTTCAAATGCATTAATAAAAAAGGAAGATGTTTGGTTTGGCGAAAATTGGAATACGGAACAATATAGCATAAGTGAAGAAGAATCAACATTTCAAATAGATGATGAGCAATTTAATGATGCACTTAGTATTTCTCAATTAGAAGAAATAGAAAAAGCCAACTCGATTTCTATAATTGAAGATAAGATCAACTCCATTCATCCAGGAATGAAATCGGATGAAATAAAAGAAGTCCAAAAGGCATTAGTTACTCTGGATTATTATTCAGATGAAATAGATGGTATTTATGGTCCTTTAACCCATGATGCTTTAGTTAGTATAGAGAAAGATTATGACTTATCATTGATAAGTGAGCAACAAGACGAAAGAATTCAAGAGATATATTATGCAGTGGAAGAAGAACCCCAGAATTCAAGTGTAGACACAGTGGAAGGTAATGCATCTTCTACTTCTGAAAATAATGATGATATGAGCGAAGAGCAAAGTAAGGATCCCTACTATTCAAAACAACTCGATGTAAGCGGAAATAAACAGCCTATTATAAAAGCTGCTCGATCATTAGTCGGGACCCCTTATGTGTATGGCGGTGATGGACCAGGAGGTTTTGATTGTAGTGGTTTCATTCAATATGTCTATGAAAGCCATGATATCGTTATCCCTAGAACAGTTAATGAAATATGGAATTTTAGTTCTCCTGTTGATAGTCCTTCGATTGGTGATATCGTATTTTTTTCAACCACACACTCAGGGCCATCCCATGCAGGTATTTATATTGGTAATGGGCAATTTATTCATGCTGGTTCATCTAGTGGTGTCGTTATTACCGAGTTATCCAATCCTTATTGGGAAGAGAGATATTTAGGTGCAAAGCGTATCTAA
- a CDS encoding cold-shock protein, protein MENGVVKWFNAEKGYGFIQLEEGNDVFVHYSAIQEEGFKSLEEGQEVSFEIVEGERGPQAANVVKK, encoded by the coding sequence ATGGAAAACGGAGTAGTAAAATGGTTTAATGCTGAAAAAGGTTATGGATTTATCCAACTTGAAGAAGGTAATGATGTATTCGTACACTATTCAGCAATTCAAGAAGAAGGCTTTAAGTCTTTAGAAGAAGGACAAGAAGTTTCCTTTGAAATTGTTGAAGGTGAACGTGGTCCGCAAGCAGCAAACGTTGTAAAAAAATAA
- a CDS encoding cytochrome c oxidase subunit II: protein MHLHKLEKWWLILGVSALIIFLIVLGFGAFYMGTHPQSHGLTIDPNNVEANEAFQQENLGLTKVDEDHYIVNVVASAFNYDLGVDEDGNSVSHIKIPKGASVLFQVVTTDVIHGFNIAGTNVNMMVEPGYVSSMEVQMNNVGEFTLLCNEYCGVGHHMMFTTVEVYE from the coding sequence GTGCATCTGCATAAATTAGAAAAATGGTGGTTAATTCTTGGAGTTAGTGCATTAATAATTTTTTTAATTGTTTTAGGGTTTGGGGCTTTTTATATGGGTACACATCCGCAAAGTCATGGATTAACAATTGATCCAAATAATGTCGAAGCAAATGAAGCTTTTCAACAAGAAAATCTTGGATTAACGAAAGTGGATGAAGATCATTATATTGTTAATGTTGTTGCTAGTGCTTTTAATTATGATCTTGGTGTAGATGAAGACGGAAATTCTGTAAGTCATATTAAGATTCCTAAAGGTGCTTCTGTATTATTTCAAGTAGTCACAACAGACGTCATACATGGATTTAATATTGCTGGAACGAATGTAAATATGATGGTAGAACCAGGCTACGTTAGCAGTATGGAAGTTCAAATGAATAATGTTGGAGAATTTACCTTGTTATGTAATGAGTATTGCGGAGTTGGACATCATATGATGTTTACGACAGTGGAGGTGTATGAATAA
- the vrrA gene encoding VrrA/YqfQ family protein — protein sequence MVFPPQERQRQQQLPFGPMHPHPQQNRNPFLNNNQMSGRNNSRGIAGLLSSFGGGKSVGGVGAASSGGLQTLSKTLGGVQQFLGILQSTAPLIQEYGPMVKNLPSMYRMMKAFKELSNEDEETSNNSLENTDHHAQEDILKTEDKSTGHFEDEQKDPNTNQSKPEEGKKSGLSTPKLFI from the coding sequence ATGGTTTTTCCACCACAAGAACGACAACGTCAACAACAACTACCTTTTGGACCTATGCATCCGCATCCTCAACAAAACAGGAATCCATTTTTAAACAATAATCAAATGAGTGGTAGAAATAATTCTAGAGGCATTGCTGGTTTATTATCCTCTTTTGGTGGAGGAAAATCAGTAGGTGGAGTGGGAGCGGCTTCCTCAGGTGGTTTACAAACTTTATCTAAAACCTTAGGAGGAGTACAACAATTTTTAGGAATATTACAATCCACAGCACCATTAATTCAAGAATATGGTCCAATGGTTAAAAATCTTCCTAGTATGTATAGAATGATGAAAGCTTTTAAAGAGCTTTCCAATGAAGATGAAGAAACTTCTAATAACTCACTAGAAAATACAGATCATCATGCACAAGAGGACATACTTAAGACTGAAGATAAAAGTACAGGTCATTTTGAAGACGAACAGAAAGACCCAAATACCAATCAATCCAAGCCCGAAGAAGGAAAGAAATCAGGTTTATCTACTCCTAAGTTATTTATATAA
- a CDS encoding YozE family protein — MEQTFYQFLMTYRGKLEKDDNSELAEWAFRNHNFPKHSNTYDEISNYLEWNSPFPSATVTFDSLWNEYEWKKAAY, encoded by the coding sequence ATGGAACAAACATTCTATCAGTTTTTAATGACCTATCGAGGTAAGCTGGAGAAAGATGATAATTCAGAACTTGCGGAATGGGCATTTCGTAATCATAATTTCCCTAAACATTCCAATACCTACGATGAGATTAGTAATTATTTAGAATGGAATAGCCCATTTCCAAGTGCAACAGTAACCTTTGACTCTTTATGGAATGAATACGAATGGAAAAAAGCAGCTTATTAA
- the tatC gene encoding twin-arginine translocase subunit TatC produces the protein MSTPEDQYTSNTDGTEKEMNVVGHLSELRNRLIVTAVIFIILFIIGFLNVKDIYWFFVNDIDLELTAISPTEIIWVYFSMAGLVAIIGTIPILAYQVWAFISPALTSREKKVSLSYIPALFLLFIIGLVFGYIIFIHLIFPFLLSLNEDMFNIMFTVDRYFTFLMKITLPFAFLFELPLIAMFLTSLGIVTPDFMTKNRKYAYFVLIVIGVIITPPDFILQIVVAVPLMVIYEISIYLSKIVYKKKQAKHEAFMNES, from the coding sequence ATGTCAACACCTGAAGATCAATATACCAGTAATACTGATGGTACAGAAAAAGAAATGAATGTCGTAGGACATTTATCCGAATTACGAAATCGTTTAATAGTTACAGCCGTAATATTTATCATTCTATTTATAATAGGTTTTCTCAATGTGAAAGATATCTACTGGTTCTTTGTTAATGACATCGATTTAGAATTAACAGCAATTAGTCCAACAGAGATTATCTGGGTTTATTTTTCAATGGCTGGTTTGGTTGCCATAATCGGTACTATTCCTATTCTAGCTTATCAAGTATGGGCATTTATAAGCCCAGCTTTAACTTCTCGTGAAAAAAAGGTTTCGTTATCTTATATACCTGCATTATTCCTATTATTTATTATTGGACTTGTATTTGGATATATCATTTTTATTCATCTAATATTTCCATTCTTACTATCGTTAAACGAAGACATGTTTAATATCATGTTCACAGTGGACAGATATTTTACCTTTTTAATGAAAATTACTTTACCTTTTGCATTTCTATTTGAACTACCATTAATAGCAATGTTTTTAACTAGCTTAGGAATAGTAACACCAGATTTCATGACGAAAAACCGTAAATATGCTTATTTTGTACTTATTGTAATCGGGGTAATAATTACACCACCTGATTTTATTTTACAAATTGTTGTTGCCGTTCCACTTATGGTGATTTATGAAATTAGTATTTATTTATCTAAAATAGTTTATAAAAAGAAACAAGCAAAACACGAAGCTTTTATGAATGAATCTTAA
- a CDS encoding cytochrome c oxidase subunit 2A: MKKLFQNKNNETEPNLIGTFASVLLLGGLIIICWVSVFAIFISR; this comes from the coding sequence ATGAAAAAACTTTTTCAAAACAAAAATAATGAAACAGAGCCAAACCTTATAGGAACATTTGCTTCAGTTCTACTATTAGGTGGGCTGATCATTATATGCTGGGTATCTGTATTTGCAATTTTTATATCTAGATAG
- a CDS encoding dihydrofolate reductase, with protein MISLLLAMDRNHVIGVNNQLPWHLPKDLRFFKEKTTGNTIIMGRKTFESMGGALPNRKNIVLTSRSDVQYPNAKIIHHIDTIKQWNIENPEEEYFVIGGANLFQQVMDIADRMYITWIDESFTGDTFFPKFNQEDWIISSKIKGDKDEKNPYDYYFIQYDRK; from the coding sequence ATGATTTCGTTATTACTTGCTATGGATCGCAATCATGTAATTGGAGTTAATAATCAATTGCCTTGGCATTTGCCAAAGGATTTACGTTTTTTTAAAGAAAAGACAACAGGTAATACAATTATTATGGGAAGAAAAACATTTGAATCGATGGGAGGGGCATTACCAAATCGAAAAAATATTGTCTTAACCAGTCGTTCCGATGTACAGTATCCGAATGCTAAAATAATTCATCACATAGACACGATTAAACAATGGAATATAGAAAATCCGGAAGAAGAATATTTTGTAATCGGTGGTGCAAACTTATTTCAACAAGTAATGGATATTGCTGATCGAATGTATATAACTTGGATTGACGAATCATTTACCGGAGATACATTCTTTCCCAAATTTAATCAAGAAGACTGGATAATATCATCTAAAATTAAAGGTGATAAAGATGAAAAAAACCCTTATGATTATTACTTCATTCAATACGATCGAAAATAA